GCCTGCGTTGTCCCACGTGCCGCAAGCTGGTGCTGCGCCAGGAGCCCGACTTCCCCTTCTGCAGCGAGCGCTGCCGCCTGATTGATCTGGGCAAATGGGCGAGCGGCGGATACGTCATTTCCTCTCGTCTCGATGAAGCCGACCCATTTGGTGACGCGGATTACACTGTGGATCGACCGCGCGCTGCAAAACCCGGCGGCGGCGCCAAGCACGATGAACAAGACCGCAAGCGCAGGTGAGCCCGTCGCCGTCTCCCACAAAACTGCGTGGGCATGGCAGATCGGCACGTTTGTTGGAATCGGCAGGCTTAAGCCCGGCCCGGGAACCTGGGCGTCGGTGGTAACGGTGGGGCTGTGGCGGGCACTGGCGCCGTTGGCAGGCGCTTATCAAGTTCCATCCGCCATTACCGCAGCCGTGCTGGTCACGCTGATTGGAATTCCGGCGTCCACGCGCGTGGCGCGTGAATCGGGGCGCAAAGACCCCGGATTCGTCGTGATCGATGAGGTCGCGGGCCAACTCGTTGCCCTGATCGGCGTGCCCCTCGGTTGGAAAACTCTGCTGGCGGGCCTTATACTTTTTCGTGTCTTCGACATCGTGAAGCCGCCGCCGCTACGCCGGCTGGA
This DNA window, taken from Terriglobia bacterium, encodes the following:
- the yacG gene encoding DNA gyrase inhibitor YacG, coding for MPRKRVPSLRCPTCRKLVLRQEPDFPFCSERCRLIDLGKWASGGYVISSRLDEADPFGDADYTVDRPRAAKPGGGAKHDEQDRKRR
- a CDS encoding phosphatidylglycerophosphatase A; the encoded protein is MNKTASAGEPVAVSHKTAWAWQIGTFVGIGRLKPGPGTWASVVTVGLWRALAPLAGAYQVPSAITAAVLVTLIGIPASTRVARESGRKDPGFVVIDEVAGQLVALIGVPLGWKTLLAGLILFRVFDIVKPPPLRRLEQAPEGAGIMLDDIGAGLYALAVMQGLRHFGLLP